A region of Lysobacterales bacterium DNA encodes the following proteins:
- a CDS encoding VOC family protein: MTSQLAGFIIDCRTDDLPEAAAFWGAALGMAVRALPGDEGEKYVRLVDPTERLHVEVQKVEHDSRVHLDIETDDIEAEVKRLETLGASVVTRVQTWCVMQAPTGQRFCVVRAGSKDFAERANRWDTT, translated from the coding sequence CTGACAAGCCAGCTCGCCGGGTTCATCATCGATTGCCGCACCGACGACCTGCCTGAGGCTGCGGCGTTCTGGGGTGCGGCGTTGGGGATGGCGGTGCGGGCGCTGCCGGGCGACGAGGGCGAGAAGTACGTGCGCCTGGTCGATCCGACGGAGCGCCTGCACGTCGAGGTGCAGAAGGTCGAGCACGACAGCCGCGTGCATCTCGACATCGAGACCGACGACATCGAGGCCGAGGTGAAGCGGCTCGAAACCCTGGGCGCCAGCGTCGTGACGCGCGTGCAGACCTGGTGCGTCATGCAGGCACCGACTGGCCAGCGCTTCTGCGTCGTCCGCGCCGGCTCGAAGGACTTCGCCGAGCGTGCGAATCGCTGGGACACGACCTGA
- a CDS encoding DUF2238 domain-containing protein, producing the protein MLLGLPRKTPGRTLGLSLIAVTLAMLVASGIHPTDRLTWWMEVIWVVLGLPLILLLWPRFPLTRLLCVLLVIHAGILILGGHYTYAQVPLGDWFREWFDLARNHYDRLGHFAQGFVPAILARELLLRKTGLKPGGWLFYLCVSCALAFSAFFEMIEWWSALIMGGAADAFLATQGDIWDTQWDMFLAMCGAILSQLLLSRLHDRELGLSR; encoded by the coding sequence ATGTTGCTTGGTCTGCCTCGCAAGACGCCTGGTCGAACACTGGGCCTGTCACTGATCGCCGTTACGCTGGCCATGCTGGTGGCGTCCGGCATCCATCCCACCGACCGCCTGACCTGGTGGATGGAAGTAATCTGGGTGGTGCTGGGTCTGCCACTGATCCTGCTGCTCTGGCCGCGCTTCCCGCTGACGCGATTGCTCTGCGTGCTGCTGGTGATCCATGCCGGGATCCTGATACTCGGCGGGCACTACACCTATGCGCAGGTGCCGCTTGGCGACTGGTTCCGCGAGTGGTTCGATCTCGCACGCAATCACTACGACCGCCTCGGCCATTTCGCGCAGGGTTTCGTGCCGGCGATCCTCGCGCGCGAACTGTTGCTGCGGAAGACCGGACTGAAGCCGGGTGGCTGGCTGTTCTATCTGTGCGTCAGTTGCGCACTCGCGTTCAGTGCGTTCTTCGAGATGATCGAATGGTGGTCGGCGCTGATCATGGGCGGCGCGGCCGATGCCTTCCTGGCTACCCAGGGCGACATCTGGGACACGCAGTGGGACATGTTCCTGGCGATGTGCGGCGCAATCCTGTCGCAGTTGTTGTTGTCGCGGCTGCATGATCGCGAGCTCGGCCTGTCGCGATGA
- a CDS encoding efflux transporter outer membrane subunit: MRKLPLALALTMILSGCMLGPDYARPDLPLPEQFAQVDAEGLNRGDALAHYWDAFPDALLKELIAEALAANHDLRIAQSRLGETRASRRAALSDLFPLVTASAKRDRSKRSPEEMPGVPADQLRSDFYDAGFDASWEVSLFGRGMRGVQAQNAFRDAAIANLWGTQVAVTAELARNYFELRGLQARRDVVVQNAESQKAALAIAEASVDAGRSSELDRQRAIAQHETTLATLPRIDTAITRTIYRIAVLTGRTPQALDERLAAVAELPALPDLVPVGTPADLLRRRPDILAAERDLAGRSAMIGYRLAELFPRVFFIGGVGTSAASSGDLGDSGTARWSFAPQLQWAAFDLPRVFANVGVERARHEAALARYEQVVLLALEDADGALRAYEQSAVARDHLQRAAAASAEATRLSRLRYENGLTDFLSVLDADRARLAADDALIQAHTESATSLIAVFKALGGGWDGPPETE, from the coding sequence ATGCGTAAGCTTCCCCTCGCGCTCGCGCTGACCATGATCTTGTCCGGCTGCATGCTCGGCCCCGATTACGCCCGCCCCGACCTGCCGCTGCCGGAGCAGTTCGCGCAGGTCGATGCCGAAGGCCTGAACCGCGGCGACGCGCTGGCGCATTACTGGGACGCGTTTCCGGATGCGCTGCTGAAAGAGCTGATTGCCGAGGCACTCGCGGCGAACCACGACCTGCGCATTGCCCAGTCGCGTCTCGGTGAAACCCGCGCCAGTCGCCGCGCTGCCCTGAGCGATCTGTTCCCGCTCGTCACCGCGAGCGCGAAGCGAGATCGCTCCAAGCGTTCACCCGAGGAAATGCCGGGCGTGCCGGCCGACCAGCTGCGCAGCGATTTCTACGATGCCGGTTTCGACGCCAGCTGGGAAGTCAGCCTGTTCGGTCGCGGCATGCGCGGCGTGCAGGCGCAGAACGCGTTCCGCGACGCCGCGATCGCGAATCTCTGGGGTACCCAGGTCGCCGTCACCGCCGAACTCGCGCGCAACTACTTCGAGCTGCGCGGCCTGCAGGCGCGACGCGACGTGGTCGTGCAAAATGCCGAGAGCCAGAAGGCCGCGCTCGCCATCGCCGAAGCCAGCGTCGACGCTGGCCGCAGCAGCGAACTCGACCGCCAGCGCGCGATCGCGCAACATGAAACCACGCTGGCAACCCTGCCGCGCATCGACACCGCGATCACCCGCACGATCTATCGCATCGCGGTGTTGACCGGACGCACGCCGCAGGCCCTCGACGAGCGCCTTGCCGCGGTGGCGGAGCTGCCGGCACTGCCGGATCTGGTCCCGGTCGGCACGCCGGCCGATCTGCTGCGGCGACGTCCGGACATCCTCGCCGCCGAACGCGACCTCGCCGGACGCAGCGCGATGATCGGGTATCGACTCGCCGAGTTGTTCCCGCGCGTCTTCTTCATCGGCGGCGTCGGCACTTCGGCCGCCAGCAGTGGCGATCTCGGCGACAGCGGCACCGCGCGCTGGAGCTTCGCGCCGCAACTGCAGTGGGCGGCCTTCGACTTGCCGCGCGTGTTCGCGAACGTCGGCGTCGAGCGTGCGCGTCACGAGGCCGCGCTCGCTCGCTACGAACAGGTGGTGTTGCTGGCGCTGGAAGATGCCGATGGTGCGTTGCGTGCCTACGAGCAGTCGGCCGTCGCACGCGATCATCTGCAGCGCGCCGCCGCTGCTTCGGCGGAAGCCACGCGCCTGTCGCGGCTGCGTTACGAGAACGGCTTGACCGACTTCCTGAGCGTGCTCGATGCCGATCGCGCCCGCCTCGCCGCCGACGATGCGCTGATCCAGGCGCATACCGAGTCGGCGACCAGCCTGATCGCGGTGTTCAAGGCGCTGGGCGGCGGCTGGGATGGGCCGCCCGAAACAGAGTAG
- a CDS encoding efflux RND transporter permease subunit, protein MAHSDFSKIFVDRPILAAVLSLLVFLAGLIAIPNLPISEYPDVVPPSVQVSAIYPGANPKTIADTVAAPIEEAVNGVEGMIYMKSSAGSDGTMMLTVTFRSGIDIDLAAMQVQNRVAQAVPRLPEAVRQLGVTTVKSSPNITMVVHLVSKDGRYDGLYLNNFANLRVRDELARLQGVGQALAFGAGTYAMRVWIDPDKVAARDLTATDVINAIREQNVQVSAGTIGGPPHPDSPMQFSINAQGRLDSPEQFGDIVLKSGANGEITRLADVARVELGANAYTINSLLNNKEAAAIVIFEAPGANTIELSNAVRAKMSELEKGFPEGVEWEVAYDPTVFVRQSIDSVVTTLLEAVALVVLVVVVFLQTWRASIIPLIAVPVSIIGTFAVLWMLGYSINVLTLFALVLAIGIVVDDAIVVVENVERHIQDGMTPRDAAHKAMQEVSGPIIAISLVLASVFIPLAFIGGVSGQFYSQFAVTIAAAVLISAFNSLTLSPALSAVLLQSHDAPKDRLGRGLHRVFGGFFAAFNARFGRASARYSGRIGGTIARAPRLLVTYVFLIVLTVVGFGQVQSGFIPVQDKQYLFAVLFLPEGATLPRTEAAMQRMGKMALETPGVADVVQFPGLNGAHFVNTSNTGLMFVGLKPQHERTITAAEINNLLNGKFAAIQDGLAFSATPPPVLGLGNSSGVEAYVQDRSGAGYGQLDQQTQALANALRGAPGFDPMTTYSSFQANVPQLDARVDRVRAKEQGLALTDIFAALQVYLGSAYVNDFNLFGRTYSVYAQADAPFRDDVADIARIKVRNAAGGMVPIGSVVDIQPSFGPDPVVRYNGYPAADLTAGINPALMSSHQAIEAMRQLSATVLPQGMQVEWTGLTYQEVTQGGMGLLVFPICVLLVFLVLAGLYESWSLPLAVILIVPMCMLSAIGGIWLLNWLSGTWFGAWLGLVMIDNNIFTQIGLVVLMGLACKNAILIVEFARDLEEEGMGIVEAAIEACRLRLRPILMTSFAFIAGVLPLVFAHGAGMEVRHVMGVTVFAGMLGVTFFGLFFTPVFYVVIRRFSERRAVAQESRHA, encoded by the coding sequence ATGGCCCATTCCGATTTTTCGAAGATCTTCGTCGACCGCCCGATCCTTGCGGCGGTTCTGTCCCTGCTCGTGTTTCTGGCCGGGCTGATCGCGATCCCGAACCTGCCGATCAGCGAGTACCCGGACGTCGTGCCACCGTCGGTGCAAGTCAGCGCGATCTATCCGGGCGCGAACCCGAAGACGATCGCCGATACCGTCGCGGCGCCGATCGAGGAAGCGGTCAACGGCGTCGAAGGCATGATCTACATGAAGTCGTCCGCCGGTTCGGACGGCACGATGATGCTGACCGTGACGTTCCGCAGCGGCATCGACATCGATCTCGCCGCGATGCAGGTGCAGAACCGTGTCGCGCAGGCGGTGCCGCGACTGCCCGAAGCGGTGCGCCAGCTCGGCGTGACGACGGTGAAGTCCTCGCCGAACATCACCATGGTCGTGCACCTCGTCTCCAAGGACGGGCGTTATGACGGGCTGTATCTGAATAATTTCGCCAACCTGCGCGTGCGCGACGAGCTCGCTCGCCTGCAGGGTGTCGGCCAGGCGCTCGCGTTCGGCGCCGGCACCTACGCGATGCGCGTCTGGATCGACCCGGACAAGGTCGCCGCCCGCGACCTGACCGCGACCGACGTGATCAACGCGATCCGCGAGCAGAACGTGCAGGTCTCGGCCGGCACGATCGGCGGGCCGCCGCATCCGGACAGCCCGATGCAGTTCTCGATCAATGCCCAGGGTCGCCTCGACAGTCCCGAGCAATTCGGCGACATCGTGCTGAAGAGCGGCGCCAACGGCGAGATCACGCGCCTGGCCGACGTCGCGCGGGTCGAGCTCGGGGCGAATGCCTACACGATCAATTCGCTGTTGAACAACAAGGAAGCGGCGGCGATCGTCATTTTCGAGGCGCCGGGCGCCAACACCATCGAACTGTCGAATGCCGTGCGCGCGAAGATGTCCGAACTCGAGAAGGGTTTCCCGGAAGGCGTGGAATGGGAAGTGGCCTACGACCCGACCGTGTTCGTGCGGCAGTCGATCGATTCGGTCGTGACCACCCTGCTTGAGGCCGTCGCCCTCGTCGTGCTGGTCGTCGTCGTGTTCCTGCAGACCTGGCGCGCGTCGATCATTCCGCTGATCGCGGTCCCGGTATCGATCATTGGCACGTTTGCCGTGCTCTGGATGCTCGGCTACTCGATCAATGTGCTGACCTTGTTCGCGCTGGTACTCGCCATCGGCATCGTCGTCGACGACGCGATCGTCGTCGTCGAGAATGTCGAGCGCCACATCCAGGACGGCATGACCCCGCGCGACGCCGCGCACAAGGCGATGCAGGAAGTGTCGGGGCCGATCATCGCGATTTCGCTGGTGCTCGCCAGCGTGTTCATCCCGCTCGCCTTCATCGGCGGCGTCTCCGGCCAGTTCTACAGCCAGTTCGCAGTGACGATCGCGGCTGCCGTGCTGATCTCGGCGTTCAATTCGCTGACCCTGTCGCCGGCGTTGTCGGCGGTGCTGCTGCAGTCGCACGATGCGCCGAAGGACCGGCTCGGTCGCGGCCTGCACCGCGTGTTCGGTGGCTTCTTCGCGGCCTTCAACGCCCGCTTCGGCCGCGCCAGCGCGCGCTATTCAGGCCGCATCGGCGGCACGATCGCGCGTGCACCGCGCTTGCTTGTTACCTACGTGTTCCTGATCGTGCTGACCGTCGTCGGCTTCGGCCAGGTGCAGTCCGGCTTCATCCCGGTCCAGGACAAGCAGTACCTGTTCGCGGTGCTGTTCCTGCCCGAAGGTGCGACCTTGCCGCGCACCGAAGCGGCCATGCAGCGCATGGGCAAGATGGCACTGGAGACACCGGGCGTCGCCGATGTCGTGCAGTTTCCCGGTCTCAACGGTGCGCACTTCGTCAACACCAGCAATACCGGCCTGATGTTCGTCGGCCTGAAGCCGCAGCACGAACGAACGATCACGGCGGCCGAGATCAACAACCTGTTGAACGGGAAGTTTGCCGCGATCCAGGACGGCCTCGCGTTCTCGGCCACGCCACCGCCGGTGCTGGGGCTCGGCAACTCGTCCGGCGTCGAGGCCTACGTGCAGGATCGCAGTGGCGCCGGCTACGGCCAGCTCGACCAGCAGACGCAGGCCCTGGCCAATGCCTTGCGCGGCGCGCCCGGATTCGATCCGATGACGACCTATTCGAGCTTCCAGGCGAACGTGCCGCAGCTTGATGCCCGGGTCGATCGCGTGCGCGCGAAGGAGCAGGGTCTGGCGCTGACCGACATCTTCGCGGCGTTGCAGGTGTATCTCGGATCGGCCTACGTCAACGACTTCAACCTGTTCGGTCGCACCTACAGCGTGTACGCGCAGGCGGATGCGCCGTTCCGCGACGATGTGGCCGACATTGCCCGCATCAAGGTGCGCAATGCCGCCGGTGGCATGGTGCCGATCGGCTCGGTCGTCGACATCCAGCCCAGTTTCGGACCCGATCCGGTCGTTCGCTACAACGGTTATCCCGCCGCCGACCTGACCGCCGGCATCAATCCGGCCTTGATGTCCAGTCATCAGGCGATCGAGGCGATGCGCCAATTGTCCGCGACCGTGCTGCCGCAAGGCATGCAGGTCGAATGGACCGGACTGACCTACCAGGAAGTCACGCAAGGCGGGATGGGCCTGCTGGTGTTCCCGATCTGCGTGTTGCTGGTCTTCCTCGTGCTCGCAGGCCTGTACGAAAGCTGGTCGTTGCCGCTGGCGGTGATCCTGATCGTGCCGATGTGCATGTTGTCGGCGATCGGCGGCATCTGGCTGCTGAATTGGCTCAGCGGCACCTGGTTCGGTGCCTGGCTCGGACTGGTGATGATCGACAACAACATCTTCACCCAGATCGGACTGGTCGTGCTGATGGGGCTCGCCTGCAAGAACGCGATCCTCATCGTCGAGTTCGCGCGCGATCTTGAAGAGGAGGGCATGGGCATCGTCGAGGCCGCGATCGAAGCCTGCCGCCTGCGCCTGCGCCCGATCCTGATGACCAGCTTCGCGTTCATCGCCGGCGTCCTGCCGCTGGTGTTCGCGCATGGTGCGGGCATGGAAGTGCGCCACGTGATGGGCGTGACCGTATTTGCCGGCATGCTCGGCGTGACCTTCTTCGGGCTGTTCTTCACGCCCGTGTTCTATGTCGTCATTCGCCGCTTCAGCGAACGTCGTGCAGTCGCCCAGGAGTCCCGCCATGCGTAA
- a CDS encoding type II toxin-antitoxin system RelE/ParE family toxin translates to MIKSFRHKGLRRLFETGDTVGVQVGHAKRLRLQLSALDTARTIDDMDISGFRLHPLKGDMKGRWSITVNGNWRVTFEFKDGNAYVLDYEDYH, encoded by the coding sequence ATGATCAAGTCGTTTCGGCACAAGGGTCTGCGCCGGCTGTTCGAAACCGGGGACACGGTCGGCGTGCAAGTTGGCCATGCCAAGCGCTTGCGGTTGCAGCTATCCGCCCTAGACACGGCGAGAACCATTGATGATATGGACATCTCCGGTTTTCGCCTGCATCCGCTCAAGGGCGACATGAAGGGACGTTGGTCGATCACCGTGAATGGCAACTGGCGTGTCACGTTCGAGTTCAAGGACGGGAACGCGTACGTACTGGACTACGAGGACTATCACTGA
- a CDS encoding FAD-dependent oxidoreductase: MRDPRYDLLFEPVQIGPVRTKNRFFQVPHCNGMGHVYPQTLARMRGIKAEGGWGVVCTEEVEISPLSEIAPHHEGRLWDERDIPALRLMTDAVHAHGALAGIELMFNGYATPNRYSRDIPIAPSHLPVRGSDPIQARTATKRDIADVRRWHRNAALRARDAGFDLVYVYAGHDLGMPMHFLSRRTNRRSDQYGGSLENRARLLRELIEDTKEAVGDRCGVVVRLAVDQLLGAGGITAESEGRDVIAMLAELPDLWDVNIADWSNDSQTARFSAEGFQERYIAQVKSLTTKPVVGVGRYTSPDAMVRVIKSGIMDLIGAARPSIADPFLPRKIEEGRLDDIRECIGCNICVTGDNFCVPIRCTQNPTMGEEWRRDWHPERIAAKRSERSVLVVGAGPAGLELTRALGQRGYEVTLCEAENDVGGRLRFESKLPGLATWQRVVDHRLSQITKMPNVQVLRGHAVSADDVLAFAASAIFVATGSRWRRDGLGRSHREPWIDGASAQVIRPDDALRGAKTAGPLLIYDDDHYLLAGALAERYARDGVVVHYVTPATKVSEWTEQTMEQTRVQSRLIELGVQIHTAREIASVDRTGDALRVEIACIYSGRREVVSVRSLLPVTMRDPDDALYQALVARSAEWADAGVQEVHCLGDALAPGTVAAAVYAGHRAARGFDEPEADADAVPFKRERIALD; encoded by the coding sequence ATGCGCGATCCCCGCTACGACCTGTTGTTCGAACCGGTGCAGATCGGCCCGGTTCGGACGAAGAATCGCTTCTTCCAGGTGCCGCATTGCAATGGCATGGGCCACGTCTATCCGCAGACGCTGGCGCGGATGCGCGGCATCAAGGCCGAGGGCGGCTGGGGCGTTGTTTGCACCGAGGAAGTCGAGATTTCACCGCTCTCCGAGATCGCGCCGCATCACGAGGGTCGGCTCTGGGACGAACGCGACATTCCCGCGCTGAGGCTGATGACCGATGCCGTGCACGCCCACGGCGCGCTCGCCGGCATCGAATTGATGTTCAACGGCTACGCCACGCCGAACCGCTACAGCCGCGACATTCCGATCGCACCGTCGCACCTGCCGGTACGCGGCAGCGACCCGATCCAGGCGCGTACCGCGACGAAACGCGACATCGCCGACGTGCGGCGCTGGCATCGCAATGCCGCGCTGCGCGCGCGTGATGCCGGTTTCGATCTCGTCTACGTGTACGCCGGCCACGATCTCGGCATGCCGATGCATTTCCTGTCGCGGCGCACCAACCGGCGCAGCGACCAATATGGCGGCTCGCTGGAGAATCGCGCGCGTCTGCTGCGCGAGCTGATCGAGGACACCAAGGAGGCGGTCGGCGATCGTTGCGGCGTGGTCGTACGCCTTGCCGTCGACCAGTTGCTCGGCGCCGGTGGGATCACTGCGGAAAGCGAAGGCCGCGACGTGATCGCGATGCTGGCCGAGTTGCCGGACTTGTGGGACGTGAACATCGCCGACTGGAGCAATGACAGCCAGACCGCGCGTTTTTCCGCGGAAGGATTCCAGGAGCGCTACATCGCGCAGGTGAAGTCGCTGACCACGAAACCGGTGGTCGGCGTCGGCCGCTACACCTCGCCGGATGCGATGGTGCGCGTGATCAAGTCCGGGATCATGGACCTGATCGGTGCCGCTCGCCCCTCGATCGCCGATCCCTTCCTTCCGCGCAAGATCGAGGAAGGCCGCCTCGACGACATTCGCGAATGCATCGGCTGCAACATCTGCGTCACCGGCGACAATTTCTGCGTACCGATCCGCTGCACCCAGAACCCGACCATGGGCGAGGAATGGCGCCGCGACTGGCATCCGGAACGCATTGCGGCAAAGCGCAGCGAGCGATCGGTGCTGGTGGTCGGTGCCGGGCCTGCCGGACTGGAGTTGACCCGTGCGCTCGGGCAACGCGGCTACGAGGTGACCCTGTGCGAGGCCGAGAATGACGTCGGTGGCCGACTGCGCTTCGAATCGAAACTGCCGGGTCTCGCCACCTGGCAGCGCGTGGTCGACCATCGCCTGTCGCAGATCACGAAGATGCCGAACGTGCAGGTCTTGCGCGGCCACGCCGTCAGCGCCGACGACGTGCTCGCCTTCGCTGCCTCCGCGATCTTCGTCGCCACCGGATCGCGCTGGCGCCGCGACGGTCTCGGCCGCAGCCATCGCGAGCCCTGGATCGATGGCGCGTCCGCGCAGGTGATCCGTCCCGATGACGCACTGCGCGGCGCCAAGACCGCGGGTCCGCTGCTGATCTACGACGACGATCACTACCTGCTCGCCGGCGCACTGGCCGAACGCTACGCCCGCGACGGTGTCGTGGTGCATTACGTGACGCCGGCGACCAAGGTCTCGGAGTGGACCGAACAGACCATGGAGCAGACGCGCGTGCAGTCGCGCCTGATCGAGCTCGGCGTGCAGATCCACACCGCACGCGAGATCGCGTCCGTCGACCGGACGGGTGATGCACTGCGCGTCGAGATCGCCTGCATCTACAGCGGTCGGCGCGAGGTCGTTTCGGTACGATCGTTGCTGCCGGTGACGATGCGCGATCCCGATGATGCGCTGTATCAGGCACTGGTCGCGCGCAGCGCCGAGTGGGCCGATGCCGGCGTGCAGGAGGTGCATTGCCTGGGCGACGCCTTGGCGCCGGGTACCGTGGCCGCGGCGGTCTACGCCGGACACAGGGCCGCGCGCGGCTTCGACGAACCGGAAGCCGATGCCGACGCAGTGCCGTTCAAGCGCGAGCGCATCGCCCTCGACTGA
- a CDS encoding HigA family addiction module antidote protein — MGMHNPPHPGEFITGVYLEPNGVSGRELAAKLDVAASTLSRVLNGSSRLTPEMALRLSKAIGRSPESWLALQDAHDLWVARQQVDLKRVGKLKLVAA, encoded by the coding sequence ATGGGTATGCACAATCCTCCGCACCCGGGTGAGTTCATCACCGGCGTATATCTCGAACCCAATGGCGTGAGTGGACGCGAGCTGGCGGCGAAACTCGACGTCGCCGCGTCGACCTTGAGTCGTGTCCTGAATGGCAGTAGTCGCCTCACGCCCGAGATGGCCTTGCGGCTATCCAAGGCGATCGGACGGTCACCAGAGAGCTGGCTCGCCTTGCAGGATGCCCACGACTTGTGGGTCGCGCGTCAGCAAGTGGACTTGAAACGCGTCGGAAAGCTCAAGCTGGTCGCTGCTTGA
- a CDS encoding alpha/beta fold hydrolase has product MTPETLHVLAPDGAAAELLVHPSANGDLVYWLPALGVTARHYARFAESMAAAGIGLARHEWRGAGSSDRRARRGVDWRYRDLLADVAAGITALRVRHPDARIWIGGHSLGAQLAALVLARDPALAGLVIVASGTPYWRSFPWWQQPILLGVFAWFRLLADACGYFPGRRTAFAGNEARSVIHDWIRSGLSGRYRHAWPEGDLDADLKTLRHPLLAIHLRDDRFAPPSSFDALVARLPNANVERHHLVPTDFESVVASHFSWMKDPAPVVERVRKFIAAPPR; this is encoded by the coding sequence ATGACGCCGGAAACCTTGCACGTCCTCGCGCCGGACGGTGCCGCCGCGGAATTGCTCGTGCATCCGTCGGCCAACGGCGACCTCGTCTACTGGCTGCCGGCCCTCGGCGTGACCGCACGCCATTACGCACGCTTTGCAGAATCCATGGCGGCGGCGGGCATCGGTCTGGCGCGGCATGAATGGCGCGGTGCCGGCTCCAGCGATCGGCGTGCGCGGCGCGGTGTCGACTGGCGCTATCGCGACCTGCTGGCCGATGTCGCCGCCGGAATCACTGCGCTGCGCGTGCGACATCCCGACGCGCGCATCTGGATTGGTGGACACAGTCTCGGCGCGCAGCTCGCCGCACTCGTTCTGGCACGCGATCCCGCGCTCGCCGGTCTCGTCATCGTGGCCAGCGGCACGCCGTACTGGCGCAGCTTTCCGTGGTGGCAGCAGCCGATCCTGCTGGGCGTGTTCGCCTGGTTCCGCCTGCTCGCCGATGCCTGCGGCTACTTCCCGGGACGTCGTACCGCCTTCGCCGGCAACGAAGCGCGCTCGGTCATCCACGACTGGATCCGCAGCGGCCTGAGCGGTCGCTATCGCCACGCCTGGCCGGAAGGCGATCTCGATGCCGACCTGAAGACACTGCGGCATCCGCTGCTCGCGATCCACCTGCGCGACGACCGCTTCGCGCCACCGTCGTCCTTCGATGCACTGGTCGCACGGCTGCCGAATGCAAATGTTGAACGCCACCACCTCGTCCCGACGGATTTCGAGTCCGTCGTGGCCAGTCATTTTTCGTGGATGAAGGATCCGGCGCCGGTGGTGGAGCGAGTGCGTAAATTCATTGCGGCGCCGCCGCGTTGA
- a CDS encoding YecA family protein, with product MSNSTPYGLEASELDELHDYLVEHPGTDGLMLDGVHGLLSAIVAGPEPVPASEWLPHVIDEETGFDDADQANRILSLLVRLYNSVVQELEALTYEPIFGEYEDEDGSADLAAVGWCEGFSLGIDLRSAVWETRMSSDPRLMDLLDPIIRISADEGLFESDTTEQLAELDEEDRDQLLRAVGGAVADVQQYWREQPPTPDEGAEPAQEPKPQLRRRAGRWVQSLCTKDLAYKKRPPRPPPPPPS from the coding sequence ATGTCGAACAGCACGCCCTACGGGCTCGAAGCCAGCGAACTCGACGAGTTGCACGACTATCTGGTCGAGCACCCGGGAACCGACGGACTGATGCTGGATGGCGTGCACGGCCTGCTGTCGGCCATCGTCGCCGGCCCCGAACCCGTGCCGGCCAGCGAATGGCTGCCGCACGTGATCGACGAGGAGACCGGCTTCGACGATGCCGATCAGGCGAACCGGATTCTCAGCCTGCTGGTGCGTCTCTACAACTCGGTGGTTCAGGAACTCGAAGCCCTGACCTACGAACCGATCTTCGGCGAATACGAGGACGAGGACGGCAGCGCCGATCTCGCCGCGGTCGGCTGGTGCGAAGGCTTCAGTCTCGGCATCGATCTCCGCTCCGCGGTGTGGGAGACGCGCATGAGCAGCGACCCGCGACTGATGGACCTGCTTGACCCGATCATCCGCATCTCCGCCGACGAAGGCCTGTTCGAATCCGACACCACCGAACAGCTCGCCGAACTCGACGAGGAAGATCGCGACCAGCTGCTCCGGGCCGTCGGCGGTGCCGTCGCCGACGTGCAGCAATACTGGCGCGAACAACCCCCCACGCCCGACGAGGGGGCTGAACCCGCGCAGGAGCCCAAGCCGCAGCTGCGCCGCCGCGCCGGGCGCTGGGTGCAAAGCCTGTGCACTAAGGATCTTGCGTACAAGAAGCGACCCCCCCGCCCCCCCCCCCCCCCCCCCTCCTGA
- a CDS encoding rhomboid family intramembrane serine protease, translating into MLIGVALFIVALAALWWAEHQFGLDLRAFSIHPRAPEHLIGVLTAPLLHGSLEHLLGNSFGLFVLGVLTLYRYPQSARIAVPLIWLVAGLGTWLIGRSSFHIGASGVTHGLMFFVFASGLIRRDRTSIAAALLAFAFFGGMLVTILPREPGVSWEYHLSGAVGGVLAAILLRKRDPAAPRRKYSWEIEEELEREAERLRAETELPSPDHISPIWEGPTRPDDPRTDPRRGIVLVFPIRERGSDERLH; encoded by the coding sequence GTGTTGATCGGGGTCGCGCTGTTCATCGTCGCACTGGCCGCCCTCTGGTGGGCCGAACACCAGTTCGGACTCGACTTGCGCGCCTTCTCGATCCATCCGCGTGCGCCGGAACACCTGATCGGCGTGCTCACTGCGCCACTGCTGCACGGCTCGCTCGAACACCTGCTCGGCAACAGCTTCGGGTTGTTCGTGCTGGGCGTGTTGACGCTGTATCGCTATCCGCAAAGCGCGCGCATCGCGGTGCCGCTGATCTGGCTGGTCGCCGGCCTCGGCACTTGGCTGATCGGGCGCAGTTCGTTCCACATTGGCGCCAGCGGCGTGACGCATGGCCTGATGTTCTTCGTCTTCGCGTCTGGGCTGATCCGCCGCGATCGCACGTCGATCGCCGCCGCACTGCTCGCCTTCGCCTTCTTCGGCGGCATGCTCGTGACCATCCTGCCGCGTGAGCCCGGCGTATCCTGGGAATACCATCTGAGTGGTGCGGTCGGCGGCGTGCTTGCAGCCATCCTGCTGCGCAAGCGCGATCCGGCGGCGCCGCGGCGCAAGTATTCGTGGGAGATCGAGGAAGAACTCGAACGCGAAGCCGAGCGCCTGCGCGCCGAAACCGAATTGCCGAGCCCCGATCACATCAGCCCGATCTGGGAAGGCCCCACCCGTCCCGATGATCCGCGCACCGATCCCCGCCGCGGCATCGTCCTCGTCTTCCCCATCCGCGAGCGCGGATCGGATGAGCGGTTGCATTGA